The Pongo abelii isolate AG06213 chromosome 21, NHGRI_mPonAbe1-v2.0_pri, whole genome shotgun sequence genome has a window encoding:
- the THBD gene encoding thrombomodulin, with protein sequence MSEAASQGLRAAARSVWAGTDRSGCRHRRPAPLCSSTAPSQCPRFPRRLHAARLGNMLGVLVLGVLALAGLGFPAPAEPQPGGSQCVEHDCFALYPGPATFLDASQICDGLRGHLMTVRSSVAADVISLLLSGDGGVGRRRLWIGLQLPPGCGDPKRLGPLRGFQWVTGDNRTSYSRWARLDLSGAPLCGPLCVAVSAAEATVPSEPIWEEQQCEVKADGFLCEFHFPATCRPLAVEPGAAAAAVSITYGTPFAARGADFQALPVGSSAAVAPLGLELTCAAPPGAVQGHWAREAPGAWDCGVENGGCEHACNAIPGAPRCQCPAGAALQADGRSCTAPATQSCNDLCEHFCVPNPDQPGSYSCMCETGYRLAADQHRCEDVDDCILEPSPCPQRCVNTQGGFECHCYPNYDLVDGECVEPVDPCFGSNCEYQCQPLNQTSYLCVCAEGFAPVPHEPHRCQMFCNQTACPAVCDSNTQANCECPEGYILDEGFICTDIDECENGGFCSGVCRNLPGTFECICGPDSALTRHIGTDCDSGKVDGGDRGSGEPPPSPTPGSTLTPPAVGLVHSGLLIGISIASLCLVVALLALLCHLRKKQGAARAKMEYKCAAPSKEVVLQHVRTERTPQRL encoded by the coding sequence ATGTCAGAGGCTGCCTCGCAGGGGCTGCGCGCAGCGGCAAGAAGTGTCTGGGCTGGGACGGACAGGAGCGGCTGTCGCCATCGGCGTCCTGCGCCCCTTTGCTCCAGCACGGCCCCGTCGCAGTGCCCGCGCTTTCCCCGGCGCCTGCACGCGGCGCGCCTGGGTAACATGCTTGGGGTCCTGGTCCTTGGCGTGCTGGCCCTGGCCGGCCTGGGGTTCCCCGCACCCGCAGAGCCGCAGCCGGGTGGCAGCCAGTGCGTCGAGCACGACTGCTTCGCGCTCTACCCGGGCCCCGCGACCTTCCTCGATGCCAGTCAGATCTGCGACGGACTGCGGGGCCACCTAATGACAGTGCGCTCCTCAGTGGCTGCCGATGTCATTTCCTTGCTACTGAGCGGCGACGGCGGCGTTGGCCGCCGGCGCCTCTGGATCGGCCTGCAGCTGCCACCCGGCTGCGGCGACCCCAAGCGCCTCGGGCCCCTGCGCGGCTTCCAGTGGGTTACGGGAGACAACCGCACCAGCTATAGCAGGTGGGCGCGGCTCGACCTCAGTGGGGCTCCCCTCTGCGGCCCGTTGTGCGTCGCTGTCTCCGCTGCtgaggccactgtgcccagcgagCCGATCTGGGAGGAGCAGCAGTGCGAAGTGAAGGCCGATGGCTTCCTCTGCGAGTTCCACTTCCCAGCCACCTGCAGGCCACTGGCTGTGGAGCCCGGCGCTGCGGCTGCCGCCGTCTCGATCACCTACGGCACCCCGTTTGCGGCCCGCGGAGCGGACTTCCAGGCGCTGCCGGTGGGCAGCTCCGCCGCGGTGGCGCCCCTAGGCTTAGAGCTAACGTGCGCCGCGCCGCCCGGAGCGGTCCAGGGGCACTGGGCTAGGGAGGCGCCGGGCGCTTGGGACTGCGGCGTGGAGAACGGCGGCTGCGAGCACGCGTGCAATGCGATCCCTGGGGCTCCCCGCTGCCAGTGCCCAGCCGGCGCCGCCCTGCAGGCAGACGGGCGTTCCTGCACCGCACCCGCGACGCAGTCCTGCAACGACCTCTGCGAGCACTTCTGCGTTCCCAACCCCGACCAGCCGGGCTCCTACTCGTGCATGTGCGAGACCGGCTACCGGCTGGCGGCCGACCAACACCGGTGCGAGGACGTGGATGACTGCATACTGGAGCCCAGTCCGTGTCCGCAGCGCTGTGTCAACACACAGGGTGGTTTCGAGTGCCACTGCTACCCTAACTACGACCTGGTGGACGGCGAGTGTGTGGAGCCCGTGGACCCGTGCTTCGGAAGCAACTGCGAGTACCAGTGCCAGCCCCTGAACCAAACTAGCTACCTCTGCGTCTGCGCCGAGGGATTCGCGCCCGTTCCCCACGAGCCGCACAGGTGCCAGATGTTTTGCAACCAGACTGCCTGTCCAGCCGTCTGCGACTCCAACACCCAGGCTAACTGTGAGTGCCCTGAAGGCTACATCCTGGACGAAGGTTTCATCTGCACAGACATCGACGAGTGCGAAAACGGCGGCTTCTGCTCCGGGGTGTGCCGCAACCTCCCCGGTACCTTCGAGTGCATCTGCGGGCCCGACTCGGCCCTTACCCGCCACATTGGCACCGACTGTGACTCCGGCAAGGTGGACGGTGGCGACCGCGGCTCTGGCGAGCCCCCCCCCAGCCCGACGCCCGGCTCCACCTTGACTCCCCCGGCCGTGGGGCTCGTGCATTCGGGCTTGCTCATAGGCATCTCCATCGCGAGCCTGTGCCTGGTGGTGGCGCTTTTGGCGCTCCTCTGCCACCTGCGCAAGAAGCAGGGAGCCGCCAGGGCCAAGATGGAGTACAAGTGCGCGGCGCCTTCCAAGGAGGTAGTGCTGCAGCACGTGCGGACCGAGCGGACGCCGCAGAGACTCTGA